A genomic region of Kiritimatiellales bacterium contains the following coding sequences:
- the rplU gene encoding 50S ribosomal protein L21, translated as MEAYAVIETGGKQYRVEKDTVLSVELLDAEAGKTVEFDQVLAVSNGTELTIGTPVVAGAKVTASIIENYRDNKIVVFKKKRRKGFRKKIGHRQELTKLKIESISA; from the coding sequence ATGGAAGCGTATGCAGTAATTGAAACCGGCGGGAAACAGTACCGCGTTGAGAAAGACACCGTGCTGAGTGTCGAGCTTCTCGATGCTGAGGCCGGTAAAACCGTTGAATTTGATCAGGTTCTGGCTGTCTCTAACGGCACGGAACTCACTATCGGAACGCCGGTGGTTGCCGGTGCAAAAGTCACCGCCAGCATAATTGAAAACTACCGCGACAATAAAATTGTCGTCTTCAAAAAGAAACGCCGCAAAGGGTTCCGCAAGAAAATCGGACACCGGCAGGAGCTCACCAAGCTGAAAATTGAATCCATCAGCGCATAA
- the rpmA gene encoding 50S ribosomal protein L27 — translation MAHKKGQGSSNNGRDSNAQRRGVKRFGGQEVTAGSILVRQVGSKFVAGANVGQGRDFTLFALKSGTVEFDKAGRRVNVRELQTA, via the coding sequence ATGGCACATAAAAAAGGACAAGGTTCTTCAAATAACGGTCGAGACAGTAATGCGCAGCGGCGCGGTGTAAAACGCTTCGGCGGACAGGAAGTCACCGCAGGCAGCATCCTCGTTCGGCAGGTCGGCAGCAAATTTGTCGCCGGTGCGAACGTCGGACAAGGCCGCGACTTCACTCTTTTCGCCCTGAAAAGCGGAACAGTTGAATTTGATAAAGCCGGCCGCCGCGTCAACGTACGTGAGCTTCAAACGGCATAA